The following proteins come from a genomic window of Phacochoerus africanus isolate WHEZ1 chromosome 9, ROS_Pafr_v1, whole genome shotgun sequence:
- the CLMN gene encoding calmin isoform X2: protein MAAPEWDWFQREELIGQISDIRVQNLQVERENVQKRTFTRWVNLHLEKCNPPLEVKDLFVDIQDGKILMALLEVLSGRNLLHEYKSSSHRIFRLNNIAKALKFLEDSNVKLVSIDAAEIADGNPSLVLGLIWNIILFFQIKELTGNLSRNSPSSSLSPGSGGTDSDSSFPPTPTAERSTAIAVKDQRKAIRTLLAWVQRKTRKYGVAVQDFAGSWRSGLAFLAVIKAIDPSLVDMKQALEDSMRENLEKAFSIAQEALHIPRLLEPEDIMVDTPDEQSIVTYVAQFLEHFPELEAEDFMDSDREAPIESTFVRIRETPSEQESALLLLTENEERAYTVNHEASHPPPSKVFVCDKPEDVVERCLGSVSSQEPPDSSSESMHPIIEQVLQGVPRKISTPSEPAPESSILSSRKDTRRANSLPGKKTVHFDADTYRDASCSQDPFYSQDPHFEGSPRGSKEGSKQDGHVSAGEVAGESPKQEAPRVPAAAPDEAPGEASLVDGKIEHPPPFQPSPSWNGASERAASPGEEGHPLSPLGGIPVMANSLEIKVKLLTVKAMEREDYFEGVPLKASRFNSDLVEFASTSQAFSEAPSAHKKTPAEKEQVPEDPTENLGKRRDSSAHKQTDGDESPGNPDPHAPPQDAGPKEPGYSLAPEGTPVDKKPEVYEKAKRKSPRRRRGEDEGEAGDPPGLGLEWPSTLASSSTSLETLHSASEEGLDFKPSPPLSKISVIPHDLFYYPHYEVPLAAVLEAYAEGPEDLKSQEMDLEEPEGYPPGLGAREDENKDEEAEPSQSSCSFLGLGEDRPLASIAEDARRASVPAPPTRQEDDQPREPAENVPVPDQQSQEFANSENLANPLEEKVKEESISSKKKEKRKHVDHVESSVFIAPGTVRSSDDLEEDTSDHRVISRTSHSDSSIYIRRHTNRSLESDQVSYVQLRNAADLDDRRNRTLTRKANNSGEAGLQEGRGPQSDSLAQLVQQPDVMYFLLFLWLLVYCLLLFPQLDVNRL from the exons CTGCACGAGTACAAATCCTCATCCCATCGTATTTTTCGGCTGAACAACATAGCGAAAGCACTCAAGTTTTTGGAAGATAGCAAT GTAAAACTCGTTAGCATCGACGCGGCAGAGATAGCAGATGGCAACCCCTCTTTGGTTCTCGGGCTCATTTGGAACATAATCCTCTTCTTCCAG ATTAAGGAGCTCACGGGCAACCTCAGCAGAAACTCTCCATCTTCCAGCCTGTCACCCGGCTCCGGGGGCACAGACTCAGACTCTTCCTTCCCACCCACGCCCACTGCAGAGAGGAGCACGGCAATAGCGGTGAAGGACCAGAGGAAAGCCATCAGGACACTGCTGGCATGGGTGCAGAGGAAAACCAGGAA GTACGGCGTGGCGGTGCAGGACTTTGCAGGCAGCTGGAGGAGTGGGCTGGCTTTCCTGGCTGTGATCAAGGCCATCGACCCCAGCCTGGTTGACATGAAGCAGGCGCTGGAAGATTCCATGCGGGAAAATCTGGAGAAGGCTTTCAGCATCGCTCAGGAGGCCCTTCACATTCCCAGGCTCCTGGAGCCTGAAG ACATCATGGTTGACACGCCGGACGAACAGTCCATCGTGACTTACGTGGCTCAGTTTCTAGAACATTTCCCGGAGTTGGAAGCG GAGGACTTTATGGATTCAGACAGAGAAGCCCCTATTGAATCCACTTTCGTTCGCATCAGAGAAACCCCTTCTGAGCAGGAGAGCGCCCTCCTCCTTCTGACTGAGAATGAGGAGCGAGCCTATACCGTCAACCACGAAGCCAGCCACCCGCCACCCTCCAAAGTCTTCGTCTGCGACAAGCCTGAGGACGTGGTGGAACGCTGCCTGGGCAGCGTTTCCAGCCAGGAGCCGCCAGACAGCTCCTCTGAGTCCATGCACCCGATCATTGAGCAGGTTCTCCAAGGGGTCCCTCGGAAGATCAGCACCCCCAGTGAGCCAGCTCCGGAATCTTCCATCTTGTCATCCAGAAAGGACACCCGGAGAGCCAACTCCCTGCCGGGCAAGAAAACGGTGCACTTTGATGCCGACACCTACAGAGACGCCTCCTGCAGTCAGGACCCCTTCTACAGCCAAGACCCTCACTTCGAAGGGAGCCCGAGAGGTTCAAAGGAGGGGTCCAAGCAGGACGGCCACGTCTCGGCAGGTGAGGTGGCGGGGGAAAGCCCGAAACAGGAAGCGCCGAGGGTCCCGGCAGCAGCCCCGGACGAGGCCCCGGGCGAGGCGTCTTTGGTGGATGGTAAGATCGAGCATCCTCCGCCTTTCCAGCCCTCCCCCTCCTGGAACGGGGCTTCGGAGCGGGCGGCCAGCCCTGGGGAAGAGGgtcaccccctctcccccctggGAGGGATCCCCGTCATGGCCAATTCCTTGGAGATCAAGGTGAAGCTGCTGACCGTCAAAGCTATGGAGCGGGAAGACTATTTCGAAGGCGTACCCTTAAAAGCCTCTAGATTTAACAGTGACCTCGTAGAGTTTGCCTCCACCAGCCAGGCGTTCAGCGAGGCCCCTTCTGCTCATAAGAAAACACCTGCCGAGAAGGAGCAGGTGCCGGAGGATCCCACTGAGAACCTGGGGAAAAGGAGGGACAGCTCTGCCCACAAGCAGACGGATGGGGATGAGTCCCCAGGGAACCCCGACCCGCATGCACCTCCCCAGGACGCCGGGCCCAAAGAACCAGGTTATTCCTTGGCCCCCGAGGGGACACCAGTGGACAAAAAGCCTGAAGTGTATGAAAAGGCCAAGCGGAAGTCCCCGCGGCGCCGTCGGGGGGAGGATGAGGGGGAAGCGGGGGATCCCCCGGGGCTGGGGCTAGAGTGGCCTTCCACCCTGGCAAGCAGCAGCACCAGCCTGGAGACCCTCCACAGTGCCAGCGAGGAAGGCCTGGATTTCAAGCCGTCTCCACCGCTGTCCAAGATTTCTGTCATCCCCCACGACCTCTTCTACTACCCGCATTACGAGGTTCCCCTGGCTGCGGTTTTAGAGGCTTATGCAGAAGGCCCCGAGGATTTGAAAAGCCAAGAAATGGACCTCGAGGAACCAGAGGGCTATCCGCCGGGCCTGGGGGCTCGGGAGGACGAGAACAAGGATGAGGAGGCCGAGCCCTCccagagcagctgcagcttcctggGGTTGGGTGAGGACCGTCCCCTGGCCAGCATCGCAGAGGATGCCAGGCGGGCCTCGGTACCCGCTCCCCCAACCCGGCAAGAGGATGACCAGCCAAGAGAGCCTGCAGAGAATGTCCCTGTGCCAGACCAGCAG TCCCAGGAATTTGCAAACTCGGAAAACTTAGCAAACCCTTTAGAAGAAAAGGTAAAGGAAGAATCGATCAGcagtaaaaaaaaggaaaaaaggaaacatgtgGACCACGTAGAAAGTTCAGTATTTATAGCACCCGGAACTGTTCGATCCTCAGATGACCTGGAGGAAGACACCAGCGACCACAGAGTCATTTCCAG GACGAGTCACAGTGACTCCAGCATTTACATTCGACGACATACGAATAGGTCTTTGGAATCG GATCAGGTTAGCTATGTTCAGTTGAGGAATGCAGCAGATCTGGATGACAGAAGGAACCGAACATTAACCAG GAAGGCCAACAACTCTGGCGAGGCGGGGCTGCAGGAGGGCCGCGGCCCGCAGAGCGACTCGCTGGCGCAGCTGGTCCAGCAGCCGGACGTGATGTACTTTCTGCTCTTCCTCTGGCTCCTGGTTTACTGCCTGCTGCTCTTCCCGCAGCTGGACGTCAACAGGCTCTGA
- the CLMN gene encoding calmin isoform X1, protein MAAPEWDWFQREELIGQISDIRVQNLQVERENVQKRTFTRWVNLHLEKCNPPLEVKDLFVDIQDGKILMALLEVLSGRNLLHEYKSSSHRIFRLNNIAKALKFLEDSNVKLVSIDAAEIADGNPSLVLGLIWNIILFFQIKELTGNLSRNSPSSSLSPGSGGTDSDSSFPPTPTAERSTAIAVKDQRKAIRTLLAWVQRKTRKYGVAVQDFAGSWRSGLAFLAVIKAIDPSLVDMKQALEDSMRENLEKAFSIAQEALHIPRLLEPEDIMVDTPDEQSIVTYVAQFLEHFPELEAEDFMDSDREAPIESTFVRIRETPSEQESALLLLTENEERAYTVNHEASHPPPSKVFVCDKPEDVVERCLGSVSSQEPPDSSSESMHPIIEQVLQGVPRKISTPSEPAPESSILSSRKDTRRANSLPGKKTVHFDADTYRDASCSQDPFYSQDPHFEGSPRGSKEGSKQDGHVSAGEVAGESPKQEAPRVPAAAPDEAPGEASLVDGKIEHPPPFQPSPSWNGASERAASPGEEGHPLSPLGGIPVMANSLEIKVKLLTVKAMEREDYFEGVPLKASRFNSDLVEFASTSQAFSEAPSAHKKTPAEKEQVPEDPTENLGKRRDSSAHKQTDGDESPGNPDPHAPPQDAGPKEPGYSLAPEGTPVDKKPEVYEKAKRKSPRRRRGEDEGEAGDPPGLGLEWPSTLASSSTSLETLHSASEEGLDFKPSPPLSKISVIPHDLFYYPHYEVPLAAVLEAYAEGPEDLKSQEMDLEEPEGYPPGLGAREDENKDEEAEPSQSSCSFLGLGEDRPLASIAEDARRASVPAPPTRQEDDQPREPAENVPVPDQQSQEFANSENLANPLEEKVKEESISSKKKEKRKHVDHVESSVFIAPGTVRSSDDLEEDTSDHRVISRTSHSDSSIYIRRHTNRSLESDQVSYVQLRNAADLDDRRNRTLTRYNTQKLTELILQFYGISADMKRGCRHARMPMKANNSGEAGLQEGRGPQSDSLAQLVQQPDVMYFLLFLWLLVYCLLLFPQLDVNRL, encoded by the exons CTGCACGAGTACAAATCCTCATCCCATCGTATTTTTCGGCTGAACAACATAGCGAAAGCACTCAAGTTTTTGGAAGATAGCAAT GTAAAACTCGTTAGCATCGACGCGGCAGAGATAGCAGATGGCAACCCCTCTTTGGTTCTCGGGCTCATTTGGAACATAATCCTCTTCTTCCAG ATTAAGGAGCTCACGGGCAACCTCAGCAGAAACTCTCCATCTTCCAGCCTGTCACCCGGCTCCGGGGGCACAGACTCAGACTCTTCCTTCCCACCCACGCCCACTGCAGAGAGGAGCACGGCAATAGCGGTGAAGGACCAGAGGAAAGCCATCAGGACACTGCTGGCATGGGTGCAGAGGAAAACCAGGAA GTACGGCGTGGCGGTGCAGGACTTTGCAGGCAGCTGGAGGAGTGGGCTGGCTTTCCTGGCTGTGATCAAGGCCATCGACCCCAGCCTGGTTGACATGAAGCAGGCGCTGGAAGATTCCATGCGGGAAAATCTGGAGAAGGCTTTCAGCATCGCTCAGGAGGCCCTTCACATTCCCAGGCTCCTGGAGCCTGAAG ACATCATGGTTGACACGCCGGACGAACAGTCCATCGTGACTTACGTGGCTCAGTTTCTAGAACATTTCCCGGAGTTGGAAGCG GAGGACTTTATGGATTCAGACAGAGAAGCCCCTATTGAATCCACTTTCGTTCGCATCAGAGAAACCCCTTCTGAGCAGGAGAGCGCCCTCCTCCTTCTGACTGAGAATGAGGAGCGAGCCTATACCGTCAACCACGAAGCCAGCCACCCGCCACCCTCCAAAGTCTTCGTCTGCGACAAGCCTGAGGACGTGGTGGAACGCTGCCTGGGCAGCGTTTCCAGCCAGGAGCCGCCAGACAGCTCCTCTGAGTCCATGCACCCGATCATTGAGCAGGTTCTCCAAGGGGTCCCTCGGAAGATCAGCACCCCCAGTGAGCCAGCTCCGGAATCTTCCATCTTGTCATCCAGAAAGGACACCCGGAGAGCCAACTCCCTGCCGGGCAAGAAAACGGTGCACTTTGATGCCGACACCTACAGAGACGCCTCCTGCAGTCAGGACCCCTTCTACAGCCAAGACCCTCACTTCGAAGGGAGCCCGAGAGGTTCAAAGGAGGGGTCCAAGCAGGACGGCCACGTCTCGGCAGGTGAGGTGGCGGGGGAAAGCCCGAAACAGGAAGCGCCGAGGGTCCCGGCAGCAGCCCCGGACGAGGCCCCGGGCGAGGCGTCTTTGGTGGATGGTAAGATCGAGCATCCTCCGCCTTTCCAGCCCTCCCCCTCCTGGAACGGGGCTTCGGAGCGGGCGGCCAGCCCTGGGGAAGAGGgtcaccccctctcccccctggGAGGGATCCCCGTCATGGCCAATTCCTTGGAGATCAAGGTGAAGCTGCTGACCGTCAAAGCTATGGAGCGGGAAGACTATTTCGAAGGCGTACCCTTAAAAGCCTCTAGATTTAACAGTGACCTCGTAGAGTTTGCCTCCACCAGCCAGGCGTTCAGCGAGGCCCCTTCTGCTCATAAGAAAACACCTGCCGAGAAGGAGCAGGTGCCGGAGGATCCCACTGAGAACCTGGGGAAAAGGAGGGACAGCTCTGCCCACAAGCAGACGGATGGGGATGAGTCCCCAGGGAACCCCGACCCGCATGCACCTCCCCAGGACGCCGGGCCCAAAGAACCAGGTTATTCCTTGGCCCCCGAGGGGACACCAGTGGACAAAAAGCCTGAAGTGTATGAAAAGGCCAAGCGGAAGTCCCCGCGGCGCCGTCGGGGGGAGGATGAGGGGGAAGCGGGGGATCCCCCGGGGCTGGGGCTAGAGTGGCCTTCCACCCTGGCAAGCAGCAGCACCAGCCTGGAGACCCTCCACAGTGCCAGCGAGGAAGGCCTGGATTTCAAGCCGTCTCCACCGCTGTCCAAGATTTCTGTCATCCCCCACGACCTCTTCTACTACCCGCATTACGAGGTTCCCCTGGCTGCGGTTTTAGAGGCTTATGCAGAAGGCCCCGAGGATTTGAAAAGCCAAGAAATGGACCTCGAGGAACCAGAGGGCTATCCGCCGGGCCTGGGGGCTCGGGAGGACGAGAACAAGGATGAGGAGGCCGAGCCCTCccagagcagctgcagcttcctggGGTTGGGTGAGGACCGTCCCCTGGCCAGCATCGCAGAGGATGCCAGGCGGGCCTCGGTACCCGCTCCCCCAACCCGGCAAGAGGATGACCAGCCAAGAGAGCCTGCAGAGAATGTCCCTGTGCCAGACCAGCAG TCCCAGGAATTTGCAAACTCGGAAAACTTAGCAAACCCTTTAGAAGAAAAGGTAAAGGAAGAATCGATCAGcagtaaaaaaaaggaaaaaaggaaacatgtgGACCACGTAGAAAGTTCAGTATTTATAGCACCCGGAACTGTTCGATCCTCAGATGACCTGGAGGAAGACACCAGCGACCACAGAGTCATTTCCAG GACGAGTCACAGTGACTCCAGCATTTACATTCGACGACATACGAATAGGTCTTTGGAATCG GATCAGGTTAGCTATGTTCAGTTGAGGAATGCAGCAGATCTGGATGACAGAAGGAACCGAACATTAACCAG GTACAATACTCAGAAGCTCACTGAGCTGATTTTACAGTTTTATGGCATCAGCGCAGACATGAAGAGGGGATGCAGACATGCCAGGATGCCTATGAAA GCCAACAACTCTGGCGAGGCGGGGCTGCAGGAGGGCCGCGGCCCGCAGAGCGACTCGCTGGCGCAGCTGGTCCAGCAGCCGGACGTGATGTACTTTCTGCTCTTCCTCTGGCTCCTGGTTTACTGCCTGCTGCTCTTCCCGCAGCTGGACGTCAACAGGCTCTGA
- the CLMN gene encoding calmin isoform X3 translates to MAAPEWDWFQREELIGQISDIRVQNLQVERENVQKRTFTRWVNLHLEKCNPPLEVKDLFVDIQDGKILMALLEVLSGRNLLHEYKSSSHRIFRLNNIAKALKFLEDSNVKLVSIDAAEIADGNPSLVLGLIWNIILFFQIKELTGNLSRNSPSSSLSPGSGGTDSDSSFPPTPTAERSTAIAVKDQRKAIRTLLAWVQRKTRKYGVAVQDFAGSWRSGLAFLAVIKAIDPSLVDMKQALEDSMRENLEKAFSIAQEALHIPRLLEPEDIMVDTPDEQSIVTYVAQFLEHFPELEAEDFMDSDREAPIESTFVRIRETPSEQESALLLLTENEERAYTVNHEASHPPPSKVFVCDKPEDVVERCLGSVSSQEPPDSSSESMHPIIEQVLQGVPRKISTPSEPAPESSILSSRKDTRRANSLPGKKTVHFDADTYRDASCSQDPFYSQDPHFEGSPRGSKEGSKQDGHVSAGEVAGESPKQEAPRVPAAAPDEAPGEASLVDGKIEHPPPFQPSPSWNGASERAASPGEEGHPLSPLGGIPVMANSLEIKVKLLTVKAMEREDYFEGVPLKASRFNSDLVEFASTSQAFSEAPSAHKKTPAEKEQVPEDPTENLGKRRDSSAHKQTDGDESPGNPDPHAPPQDAGPKEPGYSLAPEGTPVDKKPEVYEKAKRKSPRRRRGEDEGEAGDPPGLGLEWPSTLASSSTSLETLHSASEEGLDFKPSPPLSKISVIPHDLFYYPHYEVPLAAVLEAYAEGPEDLKSQEMDLEEPEGYPPGLGAREDENKDEEAEPSQSSCSFLGLGEDRPLASIAEDARRASVPAPPTRQEDDQPREPAENVPVPDQQSQEFANSENLANPLEEKVKEESISSKKKEKRKHVDHVESSVFIAPGTVRSSDDLEEDTSDHRVISSPELGDY, encoded by the exons CTGCACGAGTACAAATCCTCATCCCATCGTATTTTTCGGCTGAACAACATAGCGAAAGCACTCAAGTTTTTGGAAGATAGCAAT GTAAAACTCGTTAGCATCGACGCGGCAGAGATAGCAGATGGCAACCCCTCTTTGGTTCTCGGGCTCATTTGGAACATAATCCTCTTCTTCCAG ATTAAGGAGCTCACGGGCAACCTCAGCAGAAACTCTCCATCTTCCAGCCTGTCACCCGGCTCCGGGGGCACAGACTCAGACTCTTCCTTCCCACCCACGCCCACTGCAGAGAGGAGCACGGCAATAGCGGTGAAGGACCAGAGGAAAGCCATCAGGACACTGCTGGCATGGGTGCAGAGGAAAACCAGGAA GTACGGCGTGGCGGTGCAGGACTTTGCAGGCAGCTGGAGGAGTGGGCTGGCTTTCCTGGCTGTGATCAAGGCCATCGACCCCAGCCTGGTTGACATGAAGCAGGCGCTGGAAGATTCCATGCGGGAAAATCTGGAGAAGGCTTTCAGCATCGCTCAGGAGGCCCTTCACATTCCCAGGCTCCTGGAGCCTGAAG ACATCATGGTTGACACGCCGGACGAACAGTCCATCGTGACTTACGTGGCTCAGTTTCTAGAACATTTCCCGGAGTTGGAAGCG GAGGACTTTATGGATTCAGACAGAGAAGCCCCTATTGAATCCACTTTCGTTCGCATCAGAGAAACCCCTTCTGAGCAGGAGAGCGCCCTCCTCCTTCTGACTGAGAATGAGGAGCGAGCCTATACCGTCAACCACGAAGCCAGCCACCCGCCACCCTCCAAAGTCTTCGTCTGCGACAAGCCTGAGGACGTGGTGGAACGCTGCCTGGGCAGCGTTTCCAGCCAGGAGCCGCCAGACAGCTCCTCTGAGTCCATGCACCCGATCATTGAGCAGGTTCTCCAAGGGGTCCCTCGGAAGATCAGCACCCCCAGTGAGCCAGCTCCGGAATCTTCCATCTTGTCATCCAGAAAGGACACCCGGAGAGCCAACTCCCTGCCGGGCAAGAAAACGGTGCACTTTGATGCCGACACCTACAGAGACGCCTCCTGCAGTCAGGACCCCTTCTACAGCCAAGACCCTCACTTCGAAGGGAGCCCGAGAGGTTCAAAGGAGGGGTCCAAGCAGGACGGCCACGTCTCGGCAGGTGAGGTGGCGGGGGAAAGCCCGAAACAGGAAGCGCCGAGGGTCCCGGCAGCAGCCCCGGACGAGGCCCCGGGCGAGGCGTCTTTGGTGGATGGTAAGATCGAGCATCCTCCGCCTTTCCAGCCCTCCCCCTCCTGGAACGGGGCTTCGGAGCGGGCGGCCAGCCCTGGGGAAGAGGgtcaccccctctcccccctggGAGGGATCCCCGTCATGGCCAATTCCTTGGAGATCAAGGTGAAGCTGCTGACCGTCAAAGCTATGGAGCGGGAAGACTATTTCGAAGGCGTACCCTTAAAAGCCTCTAGATTTAACAGTGACCTCGTAGAGTTTGCCTCCACCAGCCAGGCGTTCAGCGAGGCCCCTTCTGCTCATAAGAAAACACCTGCCGAGAAGGAGCAGGTGCCGGAGGATCCCACTGAGAACCTGGGGAAAAGGAGGGACAGCTCTGCCCACAAGCAGACGGATGGGGATGAGTCCCCAGGGAACCCCGACCCGCATGCACCTCCCCAGGACGCCGGGCCCAAAGAACCAGGTTATTCCTTGGCCCCCGAGGGGACACCAGTGGACAAAAAGCCTGAAGTGTATGAAAAGGCCAAGCGGAAGTCCCCGCGGCGCCGTCGGGGGGAGGATGAGGGGGAAGCGGGGGATCCCCCGGGGCTGGGGCTAGAGTGGCCTTCCACCCTGGCAAGCAGCAGCACCAGCCTGGAGACCCTCCACAGTGCCAGCGAGGAAGGCCTGGATTTCAAGCCGTCTCCACCGCTGTCCAAGATTTCTGTCATCCCCCACGACCTCTTCTACTACCCGCATTACGAGGTTCCCCTGGCTGCGGTTTTAGAGGCTTATGCAGAAGGCCCCGAGGATTTGAAAAGCCAAGAAATGGACCTCGAGGAACCAGAGGGCTATCCGCCGGGCCTGGGGGCTCGGGAGGACGAGAACAAGGATGAGGAGGCCGAGCCCTCccagagcagctgcagcttcctggGGTTGGGTGAGGACCGTCCCCTGGCCAGCATCGCAGAGGATGCCAGGCGGGCCTCGGTACCCGCTCCCCCAACCCGGCAAGAGGATGACCAGCCAAGAGAGCCTGCAGAGAATGTCCCTGTGCCAGACCAGCAG TCCCAGGAATTTGCAAACTCGGAAAACTTAGCAAACCCTTTAGAAGAAAAGGTAAAGGAAGAATCGATCAGcagtaaaaaaaaggaaaaaaggaaacatgtgGACCACGTAGAAAGTTCAGTATTTATAGCACCCGGAACTGTTCGATCCTCAGATGACCTGGAGGAAGACACCAGCGACCACAGAGTCATTTCCAG cccagagcttGGAGATTACTGA